The Gouania willdenowi chromosome 7, fGouWil2.1, whole genome shotgun sequence genome includes a window with the following:
- the LOC114467445 gene encoding gastrula zinc finger protein XlCGF26.1-like, whose product MMHWKCRKNVEQLLPERLHIKEEPEMLSEGQEEKQLCVQQETNSAACPVKCEDEEEKPQVSQLHWRQLTEVNMKEEPSTCTLDEFMKRQSVEINSKGPEAEQNPDPNSLVLQGPDGTETDSSQTEDSSEEDDDDDDDDDDDDDDEGCWQKPLSDSETEADFDSTRKKRKMSDSSKNTEIGCKASETQISAFQQICSKKKVQVKMRSECVGGKKASLGEASKLRIHTGEKPCECDVCRKCFTRMANLKRHMRIHTGEKPFKCDVCSKCFNNRVDLMRHIKIHTGEKPFKCDVCRKCFICKVSLKRHMRIHTGEKPFKCDVCSKCFNNRVDLVRHIKIHTGEKPFKCDVCRKRFFCKVGLKRHMRIHTGEKLYKCDVCSKCFTQDSNLKSHMRIHTGEKPFKCDVCGKSFTQESTLKSHMRIHTGEKPFKCDVCSKSFTQESTLKSHMSIHTGEKPFKCDVCRKCFNEKFQLMRHMRIHTGEKPLKCDVCRKCFLLKSHLKQHTRIHTGEKPFKCDVCSQCFSQTYQLKRHLLIHTG is encoded by the coding sequence ATGATGCACTGGAAGTGTAGGAAGaatgtggagcagctgctcccagagcgtctccacataaaggaggaaccagagatgctcagtgaaggtcaggaggaaaagcagctttgtgtgcagcaggagacaaacagtgctgcttgtcctgttaaatgtgaagatgaagaggagaagcctcaggtctcccagctacactggagacaactaacagaagtcaacatgaaggaggaaccttcaaccTGCACTTTAGATGAATTCATGAAAAGACAAAGTGTGGAAATTAACAGCAAAGGACCAGAAGCAGAACAGAACCCAGATCCAAACAGTTTAGTACtacaaggtcctgatggaacaGAAACAGACTCGTCTCAGACTGAAGATAGTAgcgaggaggatgatgatgatgatgatgatgatgatgatgatgatgatgatgaaggctgttggcagaaacctctgtcagactctgaaactgaagctgactttgactccaccaggaaaaagagaaaaatgtctgactcaagtaaaaatactgaaataggATGTAAAGCTTCTGAAACACAGATTAGtgcatttcaacagatttgttcGAAGAAGAAGGTTCAGGTAAAAATGAGATCTGAATGTGTGGGTGGTAAGAAAGCGTCACTTGGTGAAGCTTCAAAACTGAGAATtcacactggagagaaaccgtgtgaatgtgatgtttgtaggaaatgttttaccCGTATGGCCAACCTCAAgcgacacatgagaatccacacaggagagaaaccatttaaatgtgatgtttgtagtaaatgttttaacaaCAGGGTCGACCTTATGCGACACATCAAAATCCACacgggagagaaaccatttaaatgtgatgtttgtagaaaatgttttatctgtAAAGTCAGCCTTAAgcgacacatgagaatccacacaggagagaaaccatttaaatgtgatgtttgtagtaaatgttttaacaatAGGGTCGACCTTGTGCGACACATCAAAATCCACacgggagagaaaccatttaaatgtgatgtttgtagaaaACGTTTTTTCTGTAAGGTCGGCCTTAAGCggcacatgagaatccacacaggagagaaacttTATAAATGTGATGTCTGTAGCAAATGTTTTACTCAAGACTCAAACCTtaagtcacacatgagaatccacacaggagaaaaaccattcaaatgtgatgtttgtggtaaaTCTTTTACTCAAGAGTCAACCCTTAaatcacacatgagaatccacacaggagaaaaaccattcaaatgtgatgtttgtagtaaatctTTTACTCAAGAGTCAACCCTTAAGTCACACATGAgtatccacacaggagagaaaccatttaaatgtgatgtttgtaggaaatgttttaatgaaaagttTCAACTTATgcgacacatgagaatccacacaggagagaaacctttaaaatgtgatgtttgtagaaaATGTTTTCTTCTTAAGTCTCACCTTAAGCAACACAcaagaatccacacaggagaaaaacctttcaaatgtgatgtttgtagtcaaTGTTTTTCTCAAACATATCAACTGAAGCGACACTTGTTAATCCACACAGGATAG